The following proteins come from a genomic window of Streptomyces liliiviolaceus:
- a CDS encoding DUF5936 domain-containing protein gives MIALLLAALMGLAVAGFLLGIRMYRAEAKLPGDMALALEVGGTRVSKADSAVDRLGMRFAPLVLRLMGPRRVDAKRRRIDMAGNPGGLTLNRYAARRAVYGVFGALLFLIFLSNGRTLFALMALAFGLLAADALIWQAIRDRKEVIDRTLPDFLDVLAVVVSAGLGFRQALERVADHYEGPWADELRITLRQMDMGVSRRQAFDELRRRNSSEQVAQFVSALQQGEELGSPIADTLIQLATDMRRTDAQNSRRRAAKTIPKATMVTLVFMLPATMILIATGMFLGSGTNFGSILGR, from the coding sequence ATGATCGCTCTGCTGCTCGCCGCGCTGATGGGACTGGCCGTCGCGGGCTTCCTCCTCGGTATCCGCATGTACCGCGCGGAGGCCAAGCTCCCCGGCGACATGGCCCTCGCGCTGGAGGTCGGCGGCACCCGCGTCTCGAAGGCGGACTCGGCCGTCGACCGCCTCGGCATGCGTTTCGCCCCGCTCGTCCTGCGTCTGATGGGCCCCCGCCGCGTCGACGCCAAACGCCGCCGCATCGACATGGCGGGCAACCCCGGCGGCCTGACCCTCAACCGCTACGCGGCCCGCCGCGCGGTGTACGGGGTCTTCGGCGCCCTGCTCTTCCTGATCTTCCTCTCCAACGGCCGGACCCTCTTCGCCCTGATGGCCCTGGCGTTCGGCCTGCTGGCCGCCGACGCCCTGATCTGGCAGGCGATCCGCGACCGCAAGGAGGTCATCGACCGCACCCTCCCCGACTTCCTGGACGTCCTGGCGGTCGTGGTGTCGGCGGGCCTCGGCTTCCGCCAGGCCCTGGAACGGGTCGCGGACCACTACGAGGGCCCGTGGGCGGACGAACTGCGCATCACCCTGCGCCAGATGGACATGGGCGTCAGCCGCCGCCAGGCCTTCGACGAACTGCGCAGGCGCAACTCCTCCGAGCAGGTCGCCCAGTTCGTGTCGGCGCTCCAGCAGGGAGAGGAGCTGGGCTCCCCGATCGCGGACACCCTGATCCAGCTCGCCACGGACATGCGCCGCACCGACGCCCAGAACTCCCGCCGCCGGGCGGCGAAGACGATCCCCAAGGCGACGATGGTCACGCTGGTCTTCATGCTCCCGGCCACGATGATCCTCATCGCCACGGGCATGTTCCTCGGCTCGGGAACGAACTTCGGCTCGATCCTGGGGCGCTGA
- a CDS encoding AAA family ATPase, with protein MTIRILPAVGDIDSARALSTLLSQLADAEPAPPVPDTTALLDTLARLATESLDELPEVVLVHERIGPVPALDVIRDLVMRFPAVGVVLITADTSTGVLTAAMDCGARGIVALPLGYDALAERVQAAAAWSTGMRRHLGSATPELYTGPGGSIVTVTGAKGGVGATVTAVQLALAAQSSGRSVALLDLDLQSGDVASYLDVQFRRSIADLAAISDINPRVLQDAVYAHDTGLGLLLAPAEGERGEEITDRVARQVLGALRSRYDLVVVDCGAQLNAANAAAVELADQALLLVTPDVVAVRAAKRMVRMWDRLQIRKAEETRTVVNRFARGTEIQPSLVERVTGTKVVRTTVPAAFKELQSVVDAGRMQDLDTRSTVKQALWALAGELGLMAEQPAGGGGGRRRKTSPDKDRGSLSLRRKGGDRGAVTLEFAGMFPILLVVMTILWQCALYGYTYSLAGNAADEAARAATAAYAIDGDVGGACSAAGGKHLPGAWDGAGIDCGVAGPVMKATVTAQVPLFFPGFDAGWTVEGTAGAALEGDD; from the coding sequence ATGACCATCCGCATCCTGCCCGCCGTCGGCGACATCGACTCGGCCCGCGCCCTCAGCACCCTCCTGAGCCAGCTCGCCGACGCCGAACCCGCCCCGCCGGTCCCCGACACCACGGCCCTGCTGGACACCCTGGCCCGGCTGGCCACCGAATCCCTCGACGAACTGCCCGAGGTCGTCCTCGTCCACGAGCGGATCGGCCCGGTCCCCGCGCTCGACGTCATCCGCGACCTGGTCATGCGCTTCCCGGCCGTCGGCGTCGTCCTCATCACCGCCGACACCAGCACCGGCGTCCTGACCGCCGCCATGGACTGCGGCGCACGCGGCATCGTCGCCCTGCCGCTCGGCTACGACGCCCTCGCCGAACGCGTCCAGGCCGCCGCCGCCTGGTCCACCGGCATGCGCCGCCACCTGGGCAGCGCCACGCCCGAGCTGTACACGGGACCGGGCGGCTCGATCGTCACGGTGACCGGCGCGAAGGGCGGCGTCGGCGCGACCGTCACCGCCGTCCAGCTCGCCCTGGCCGCCCAGTCCTCCGGCCGCTCGGTCGCCCTGCTCGACCTGGACCTCCAGTCCGGCGACGTGGCCTCGTACCTGGACGTGCAGTTCCGCCGCTCCATCGCCGACCTCGCCGCGATCAGCGACATCAACCCGCGCGTCCTCCAGGACGCCGTCTACGCCCACGACACCGGCCTCGGCCTGCTCCTCGCCCCTGCCGAGGGCGAACGCGGCGAGGAGATCACCGACCGTGTCGCCCGCCAGGTCCTGGGCGCCCTGCGCTCCCGCTACGACCTCGTGGTCGTCGACTGCGGCGCCCAGCTGAACGCCGCGAACGCCGCCGCCGTCGAACTCGCCGACCAGGCCCTGCTCCTGGTCACCCCCGACGTCGTCGCCGTCCGCGCCGCCAAACGCATGGTCCGCATGTGGGACCGCCTCCAGATCCGCAAGGCCGAGGAGACCCGCACGGTCGTCAACCGCTTCGCCCGAGGTACGGAGATACAGCCGTCCCTGGTCGAACGCGTCACCGGCACCAAGGTCGTCCGCACCACGGTCCCCGCCGCCTTCAAGGAACTCCAGTCCGTCGTGGACGCGGGCCGTATGCAGGACCTGGACACCCGCTCGACGGTCAAGCAGGCCCTGTGGGCGCTGGCGGGCGAGCTGGGCCTGATGGCCGAGCAGCCCGCGGGCGGCGGTGGCGGCCGGCGCCGCAAGACCTCCCCGGACAAGGACAGGGGCTCCCTCTCCCTGCGCCGCAAGGGCGGCGACCGGGGCGCGGTCACCCTCGAATTCGCCGGTATGTTCCCGATCCTGCTGGTCGTGATGACGATCCTGTGGCAGTGCGCGCTGTACGGCTACACGTACTCCCTCGCCGGGAACGCGGCGGACGAGGCGGCACGGGCCGCGACCGCCGCGTACGCGATCGACGGGGACGTCGGCGGTGCCTGCAGCGCCGCCGGCGGGAAGCACCTGCCGGGTGCCTGGGACGGCGCAGGGATCGACTGCGGTGTCGCGGGCCCGGTCATGAAGGCCACGGTGACCGCTCAGGTGCCCCTGTTCTTCCCGGGCTTCGACGCGGGCTGGACGGTCGAGGGCACGGCCGGGGCCGCACTGGAGGGGGACGACTGA
- a CDS encoding M14 family metallopeptidase, translated as MRFRDRRGRRSAALATLLALALAAPVAAMTDAGAAPGKAPASDTDEIRQYEIHVHGSTSAVRTAIARTGVSIDEADEETVVVSGRASQAKELRRLGYEVTSLGAAPDRSSAADVGVLDFPSADSRYHNYAEMNTEIDQRLAAYPSIMSKRVIGKSYQGRDIVAIKISDNVATDESEPEVLFTHHQHAREHLTVEMALYLLRELGAGYGSDSRVTNMVNNREIWIVPDLNPDGGEYDIATGAYRSWRKNRQPNSGSSAVGTDLNRNWNYRWGCCGGSSGSTSSETYRGASAESAPEVKVVADFVRSRVVGGTQQIKAGVDFHTYSELVLWPFGYTTADTTTGMTLDDRNAFAAVGQKMAASNGYTAEQASDLYITDGSIDDYLWGSHKIFSYTFEMYPSSSGGGGFYPPDEVIERETSRNRDAVLQLLENSDCMYRSIGKEAQYCG; from the coding sequence ATGCGTTTTCGTGACAGACGTGGGCGGCGCTCCGCTGCTCTCGCCACGCTCCTCGCGCTGGCCCTCGCGGCGCCCGTCGCCGCCATGACCGACGCGGGAGCCGCCCCCGGCAAGGCTCCCGCCTCCGACACGGACGAGATCCGCCAGTACGAGATCCATGTGCACGGCAGTACGTCCGCCGTCCGTACGGCGATCGCGCGGACCGGCGTCTCCATCGACGAGGCCGACGAAGAAACCGTCGTCGTCTCGGGACGCGCGTCCCAGGCGAAGGAACTGCGGCGGCTGGGGTACGAGGTCACCTCCCTCGGCGCCGCGCCCGACCGGTCCAGCGCCGCCGACGTCGGTGTTCTCGACTTCCCCTCCGCCGACTCGCGCTATCACAACTACGCCGAGATGAACACGGAGATCGACCAGCGGCTGGCCGCCTACCCGAGCATCATGAGCAAGCGCGTGATCGGGAAGTCGTACCAGGGCCGGGACATCGTCGCCATCAAGATCAGCGACAACGTCGCCACCGACGAGTCCGAGCCCGAGGTGCTGTTCACCCACCACCAGCACGCGCGCGAGCACCTCACCGTGGAGATGGCGCTGTATCTCCTGCGGGAGCTGGGCGCGGGGTACGGGTCCGACTCCCGCGTCACCAACATGGTGAACAACCGCGAGATCTGGATCGTGCCGGACCTCAACCCCGACGGCGGCGAGTACGACATCGCCACCGGCGCGTATCGGTCCTGGCGGAAGAATCGGCAGCCCAACAGTGGCAGTTCGGCCGTCGGGACCGATCTGAACCGCAACTGGAACTACCGGTGGGGGTGCTGTGGCGGGTCCTCCGGGTCCACCTCGTCCGAGACCTACCGGGGCGCCTCGGCCGAGTCCGCGCCCGAGGTGAAGGTCGTCGCCGACTTCGTACGCAGCCGGGTCGTCGGCGGCACTCAGCAGATCAAGGCGGGCGTGGACTTCCACACGTACAGCGAGCTGGTGCTGTGGCCCTTCGGGTACACCACCGCGGACACCACGACCGGGATGACGCTGGACGACCGCAACGCGTTCGCCGCGGTCGGGCAGAAGATGGCCGCGAGCAACGGGTACACGGCGGAGCAGGCGAGCGACCTGTACATCACCGACGGGTCGATCGACGACTACCTCTGGGGCAGCCACAAGATCTTCTCGTACACCTTCGAGATGTATCCGTCGTCCAGTGGCGGGGGCGGGTTCTATCCGCCCGACGAGGTCATCGAACGGGAGACCTCGCGGAACCGGGACGCGGTGCTGCAGCTTCTGGAGAACTCCGACTGCATGTATCGGTCCATCGGCAAGGAAGCGCAGTATTGCGGCTGA
- a CDS encoding chitinase → MPRRRRTWAGALAAVLAASALSLAGAGQASAADVNNTKNAGYESGLTGWTCSAASGATVSSPVHGGAAALKATPAGQDNARCSQTVAVKANSTYTLSAWVQGGYAYLGASGTGTTDVSTWTPDSSSWKQLTTSFTTGANTTSVTVYTHGWYGQAAYFADDVSVFGPDGGGGGDPDPVVPATPAGLNVASTTSSSVSLAWSPVSGASGYSVYRSGTKVAAVTGTSATVTGLAASTSYSFQVTATNTAGESAKSTAVTGTTKASSGNTGNLPKHAVTGYWQNFNNGATVQKISDVPSQYDIIAVSFADATSTPGAVTFNLDSAGLGGYTVDQFKADVQAKKAAGKKVIISIGGERGTVAVNDAASATNFANSVYSLMQTYGFDGVDIDLENGLNSTYMTQALRSLSSKAGSSLIITMAPQTIDMQSTSNTYFQTALNIKDILTVVNMQYYNSGSMLGCDGKVYSQGSVDFLTALACIQLEGGLAPSQVGLGVPASTRGAGSGYVSPTIVNNALDCLAKGTNCGSFKPSRTYPDLRGAMTWSTNWDATAGNAWSNAVGPHVHALP, encoded by the coding sequence ATGCCCAGACGCAGACGGACCTGGGCAGGCGCCCTCGCCGCCGTGCTCGCCGCGTCCGCCCTCTCCCTCGCCGGCGCAGGCCAGGCCTCGGCCGCGGACGTCAACAACACGAAGAACGCCGGCTACGAGTCGGGGCTCACCGGCTGGACCTGTTCGGCGGCCAGCGGCGCCACCGTCTCCTCCCCCGTGCACGGGGGCGCGGCGGCCCTGAAGGCCACCCCCGCCGGGCAGGACAACGCCCGCTGCAGCCAGACCGTGGCCGTGAAGGCCAACTCGACGTACACGCTGAGCGCCTGGGTGCAGGGCGGGTACGCGTATCTCGGCGCGAGCGGCACGGGCACGACCGACGTGTCGACCTGGACCCCGGACTCCTCGTCCTGGAAGCAGCTGACGACGTCCTTCACGACGGGCGCCAACACCACGTCCGTGACGGTCTACACCCACGGCTGGTACGGACAGGCGGCCTACTTCGCCGACGACGTGTCCGTGTTCGGGCCCGACGGGGGCGGCGGCGGTGACCCCGACCCGGTGGTCCCCGCGACCCCCGCCGGCCTGAACGTGGCCTCCACCACCTCCTCCTCCGTCTCCCTGGCCTGGAGCCCGGTGTCGGGCGCGAGCGGCTACAGCGTCTACCGCAGCGGTACGAAGGTCGCGGCGGTGACCGGCACCTCGGCCACCGTCACCGGGCTGGCCGCGTCCACCTCGTACTCCTTCCAGGTCACCGCCACCAACACGGCCGGTGAGTCGGCGAAGTCGACGGCGGTCACCGGGACGACCAAGGCGTCCTCCGGCAACACGGGCAACCTGCCCAAGCACGCCGTGACCGGCTACTGGCAGAACTTCAACAACGGCGCGACCGTCCAGAAGATCTCCGACGTCCCGTCCCAGTACGACATCATCGCGGTGTCCTTCGCCGACGCCACGTCCACGCCGGGCGCCGTGACCTTCAACCTCGACTCGGCCGGGCTCGGCGGCTACACCGTCGACCAGTTCAAGGCCGACGTCCAGGCCAAGAAGGCCGCGGGCAAGAAGGTGATCATCTCGATCGGCGGCGAGCGCGGCACGGTCGCGGTGAACGACGCCGCCTCGGCGACGAACTTCGCGAACTCCGTCTACTCGCTGATGCAGACGTACGGGTTCGACGGCGTCGACATCGACCTGGAGAACGGGCTCAACTCCACCTACATGACGCAGGCGCTGCGATCGCTGTCCTCGAAGGCCGGCTCCTCGCTGATCATCACGATGGCACCGCAGACCATCGACATGCAGTCCACGTCGAACACGTACTTCCAGACGGCCCTGAACATCAAGGACATCCTCACGGTCGTCAACATGCAGTACTACAACAGCGGTTCGATGCTCGGCTGCGACGGCAAGGTGTACTCGCAGGGCTCGGTGGACTTCCTGACCGCCCTCGCCTGCATCCAGCTGGAGGGCGGGCTCGCCCCGTCCCAGGTCGGCCTCGGCGTCCCGGCGTCGACGCGCGGCGCGGGCAGCGGATACGTCTCCCCGACGATCGTGAACAACGCCCTGGACTGCCTCGCCAAGGGCACGAACTGCGGCTCCTTCAAGCCGTCCAGGACCTACCCGGACCTGCGCGGCGCGATGACCTGGTCCACGAACTGGGACGCCACGGCGGGCAACGCGTGGTCGAACGCGGTGGGGCCGCACGTGCACGCGCTGCCGTAG
- the cpaB gene encoding Flp pilus assembly protein CpaB: MNSRQRRGVILLVLSVLCAVGAFAGVLSVIRDVNSKVGPEVAAYRLKDDIAPYKELSADQFEKVSMPERWLSSTAVTRLSQVRGKIAVTQLKKGSLLQTDMIVDRPALQAGQQEIAILIDAATGVAGKIDPGSRVNIYATFKDDTDNGKDQSKVIVQNARVIDVGKLTALEPGQSSNDRRRTATEAVPITFALDTADAQRVAYAESFAEHVRLALIAGGADATVAPGDRSYTLDEDK, encoded by the coding sequence GTGAACTCGCGCCAGCGCCGCGGCGTCATCCTGCTGGTCCTCTCGGTCCTGTGCGCCGTGGGCGCCTTCGCCGGAGTGCTCTCGGTGATCCGCGACGTGAACTCGAAGGTCGGCCCCGAGGTCGCGGCGTACCGCCTGAAGGACGACATCGCGCCCTACAAGGAGCTGTCGGCCGACCAGTTCGAGAAGGTCTCGATGCCCGAGCGGTGGCTGTCGTCCACCGCGGTCACCCGCCTCTCCCAGGTCCGCGGCAAGATCGCCGTCACGCAGCTGAAGAAGGGCTCGCTGCTCCAGACGGACATGATCGTCGACCGGCCCGCCCTGCAGGCCGGCCAGCAGGAGATCGCGATCCTGATCGACGCGGCGACCGGGGTGGCGGGCAAGATCGACCCGGGCTCGCGGGTCAACATCTACGCCACGTTCAAGGACGACACCGACAACGGCAAGGACCAGTCGAAGGTCATCGTGCAGAACGCCCGCGTCATCGACGTCGGCAAACTGACCGCGCTCGAACCCGGCCAGTCCAGCAACGACCGCCGCCGCACCGCCACCGAGGCCGTCCCGATCACGTTCGCCCTCGACACCGCCGACGCCCAGCGCGTCGCGTACGCCGAGTCGTTCGCCGAACACGTCCGCCTCGCCCTGATCGCGGGCGGCGCCGACGCCACCGTCGCCCCCGGCGACCGCTCGTACACCCTCGACGAGGACAAGTAG
- a CDS encoding TadE/TadG family type IV pilus assembly protein, which yields MKRLARRLRRRLRDRDDRGVSMLEFAGFLPILLLVGMAAIQLGLIGYGINQAGSAARAAARAASQGDDGGAAGTAAVSGWLNPDVSADEGADLTTATVTLQVPAVIPLLPSVTVERQATMPTDD from the coding sequence ATGAAGCGTCTCGCGCGGCGCCTGCGGCGGCGGTTACGGGACCGGGACGACCGGGGCGTCTCCATGCTGGAGTTCGCCGGATTCCTGCCGATCCTGCTGCTCGTCGGGATGGCGGCCATCCAGCTCGGCCTGATCGGCTACGGCATCAACCAGGCCGGTTCGGCGGCGCGGGCCGCGGCACGGGCCGCCTCGCAGGGCGACGACGGGGGAGCGGCGGGGACGGCGGCGGTGAGCGGCTGGCTCAACCCGGACGTGTCGGCCGACGAGGGCGCCGACCTCACCACCGCGACCGTCACCCTCCAGGTCCCCGCCGTCATCCCCCTCCTGCCGAGCGTGACGGTGGAACGCCAGGCCACGATGCCCACCGACGACTGA
- a CDS encoding type II secretion system F family protein has product MLCGTLAVAGVHTYVSGRAQRQALVDRLSGGGPLRTAAGRARRFAAVDRRLRRTRLGRTIQLRLSATGLDVTPGEFFTYVAAVVVALWLIAAAALAPFFGPIAGLVGVWSAAIFLNWQRQKRIEAFINQLPDVARLLANAAAAGLALRTALAMAAEELEAPAGEELARVADQLTLGRSVDDALGELAERLPSRELVVLVTTLVLSNKAGGTVVNSLRNLTKTLEDRKETRREVRTMLSEVNATAFTVPLLGLGSLLLINSSNEGALAKVTGSPLGQTLVLIAMGLYTIGFFVIRRLGRIEV; this is encoded by the coding sequence ATGCTGTGCGGCACGCTGGCCGTCGCGGGCGTCCACACGTACGTCTCCGGCCGCGCCCAGCGCCAGGCCCTCGTCGACCGCCTCTCCGGCGGCGGCCCCCTGCGCACCGCCGCCGGCCGGGCCCGCCGCTTCGCCGCCGTCGACCGCCGGCTGCGCCGCACCCGCCTGGGCCGCACGATCCAGCTGCGCCTGTCGGCGACGGGACTCGACGTGACGCCGGGCGAGTTCTTCACGTACGTGGCCGCCGTGGTCGTCGCGCTCTGGCTGATCGCGGCGGCGGCCCTGGCCCCGTTCTTCGGCCCCATCGCGGGCCTGGTCGGCGTGTGGAGCGCCGCGATCTTCCTCAACTGGCAGCGCCAGAAGCGCATCGAGGCCTTCATCAACCAGCTCCCGGACGTGGCACGCCTGCTGGCCAACGCGGCGGCGGCCGGCCTCGCCCTGCGCACCGCCCTCGCGATGGCGGCGGAGGAGTTGGAGGCCCCGGCGGGGGAGGAGCTGGCCCGGGTCGCCGACCAGCTGACCCTCGGCCGCTCGGTCGACGACGCGCTCGGCGAGCTGGCCGAACGCCTGCCGTCCCGCGAACTCGTCGTCCTGGTCACCACCCTGGTCCTGTCCAACAAGGCGGGCGGCACGGTCGTCAACTCCCTGCGCAACCTCACCAAGACCCTGGAGGACCGCAAGGAGACCCGCCGCGAGGTCCGCACGATGCTCTCCGAGGTCAACGCGACGGCCTTCACCGTGCCCCTCCTCGGCCTCGGCTCCCTCCTCCTCATCAACTCCTCGAACGAGGGCGCCCTGGCCAAGGTGACCGGCTCCCCCCTGGGCCAGACCCTGGTCCTGATCGCCATGGGCCTCTACACGATCGGCTTCTTCGTGATCCGCCGCCTCGGCAGGATCGAAGTATGA
- a CDS encoding Nramp family divalent metal transporter yields the protein MADTSGHADTRGSGSTAGPPGGTTAPGPPGNEVAAPRKSSWKYIGPGIVVAATGVGAGDLVATLIAGSNFGYTLLWAAVIGCLVKISLAEAAGRWHLSTGRTLFDGWASLGRWTSWFFVVYVVIWGFVYGAAAMSSSGLPLQALFPDVMDLKWWAILTGLVGLVFVWFNKYAVFEKVMTVLVGVMFVVTVYLAIRVTPNLGEAFAGLLPVLPDEKDSILNTLGLIGGVGGTITLAAYGYWVNAKGWTNTGWMKVMRLDNRVAYITTGIFVIAMLFVGAEILHSSNVAIASGDKGLIQLGDILEDEYGTATAKFFLIGFFATSFTSLIGVWHGVSLMFADFVERLRKDRAASAAQRTNPQNTTSDTPDITTPAPAPAPASGEEVASGAHEKSWPFRAYLLWLTFPPMILLFEGQPFRLIILYGVLGAAFLPFLALTLVWLLNSSRTPPEWRNGLLSNAMLTIAGLLFVVLCVKQIWDQPWADFF from the coding sequence ATGGCGGACACCTCGGGACACGCGGACACCAGGGGCTCGGGCAGTACGGCGGGACCCCCGGGAGGAACAACGGCACCAGGGCCACCGGGAAATGAAGTGGCCGCCCCTCGTAAATCCAGTTGGAAGTACATCGGCCCCGGAATCGTGGTCGCCGCGACCGGTGTGGGCGCGGGCGACCTCGTCGCCACCCTGATCGCGGGCTCGAACTTCGGCTACACCCTGCTGTGGGCCGCCGTGATCGGCTGCCTCGTCAAGATCTCCCTCGCGGAGGCGGCGGGCCGCTGGCACCTGTCCACCGGCCGGACGCTCTTCGACGGCTGGGCGAGCCTCGGCCGCTGGACGTCGTGGTTCTTCGTCGTGTACGTCGTGATCTGGGGCTTCGTCTACGGCGCGGCGGCCATGTCCTCGTCGGGCCTGCCCCTGCAAGCGCTGTTCCCGGACGTGATGGACCTCAAGTGGTGGGCGATCCTGACCGGCCTGGTGGGTCTGGTCTTCGTCTGGTTCAACAAGTACGCGGTCTTCGAGAAGGTCATGACGGTCCTGGTGGGCGTCATGTTCGTCGTCACGGTCTACCTGGCGATCCGCGTCACCCCGAACCTGGGCGAGGCGTTCGCGGGCCTGCTCCCGGTGCTCCCCGACGAGAAGGACTCGATCCTCAACACGCTCGGCCTGATCGGTGGAGTCGGTGGCACGATCACGCTCGCCGCGTACGGCTACTGGGTCAACGCGAAGGGCTGGACGAACACCGGCTGGATGAAGGTGATGCGGCTCGACAACCGCGTCGCCTACATCACCACCGGCATCTTCGTCATCGCCATGCTGTTCGTGGGGGCGGAGATCCTGCACTCGTCCAACGTCGCGATCGCGAGCGGCGACAAGGGGCTGATCCAGCTGGGGGACATCCTGGAGGACGAGTACGGCACGGCGACCGCCAAGTTCTTCCTGATCGGCTTCTTCGCCACGTCCTTCACCTCGCTGATCGGCGTCTGGCACGGCGTGAGCCTGATGTTCGCGGACTTCGTGGAACGCCTCCGCAAGGACAGGGCGGCATCAGCCGCACAACGCACGAACCCGCAGAACACCACCTCGGACACCCCGGACATCACAACCCCCGCCCCTGCCCCCGCCCCCGCCTCCGGCGAGGAGGTCGCATCAGGCGCCCACGAGAAGTCCTGGCCGTTCCGCGCCTACCTCCTGTGGCTGACCTTCCCGCCGATGATCCTGCTCTTCGAGGGCCAGCCCTTCCGCCTGATCATCCTGTACGGAGTCCTGGGCGCGGCCTTCCTCCCCTTCCTGGCCCTCACCCTGGTCTGGCTCCTCAACTCCTCCCGCACACCGCCCGAGTGGCGCAACGGACTCCTGAGCAACGCCATGCTGACGATCGCGGGCCTGCTCTTCGTCGTCCTGTGCGTGAAGCAGATCTGGGACCAGCCGTGGGCGGACTTCTTCTGA
- a CDS encoding CpaF family protein, producing MSLRARIAAPEEGGAGREDGHLVAVYRAKLLEEIDLAEMSSLAAAERRIRLERVLGHIISREGPVLSTAERSQLIRRVVDEALGLGVLEPLLADASITEIMVNGPDSIFVERAGRVEQLPLRFASNEQLMQTIERIVSTVNRRVDESNPMVDARLPTGERVNVIIPPLALTGPTLTIRRFPRAYTLPELIGLGSLDEQMLMLLAAFVRARFNVIVSGGTGSGKTTLLNALSGLVPSHERIITIEDSAELQLQQEHVIRLESRPPNVEGKGQITIRDLVRNSLRMRPDRIIVGEVRGGETLDMLQAMSTGHDGSLATVHSNSAEDALMRLQTLGSMSEVQIPFEALKDQINSAVDVVVQLTRHADGSRKVTEIALLVSHGREQFRIVPVTRFVPRPTGPDRVVHGHFEHLPLPRSVAEKLYVANEPLPPAFGVAEAIDVLNTRQAIG from the coding sequence ATGAGCCTGCGAGCCCGTATCGCCGCCCCCGAAGAGGGCGGAGCCGGCCGCGAGGACGGACACCTCGTCGCCGTCTACCGTGCCAAGCTGCTGGAGGAGATCGACCTCGCGGAGATGTCGAGCCTCGCGGCGGCCGAACGGCGCATCCGCCTGGAGCGCGTCCTCGGGCACATCATCAGCCGCGAGGGCCCGGTCCTGTCGACCGCCGAGCGCTCCCAGCTGATCCGCAGGGTCGTCGACGAGGCCCTCGGCCTCGGCGTCCTGGAACCCCTCCTCGCCGACGCGTCGATCACCGAGATCATGGTCAACGGCCCGGACTCCATCTTCGTGGAGCGCGCCGGACGCGTGGAACAGCTCCCGCTGCGCTTCGCCTCGAACGAGCAGCTGATGCAGACCATCGAGCGCATCGTCTCCACGGTCAACCGCCGTGTGGACGAGTCGAACCCGATGGTCGACGCCCGCCTCCCCACCGGGGAGCGCGTCAACGTCATCATCCCGCCGCTCGCCCTCACCGGCCCCACCCTCACGATCCGCCGCTTCCCCCGCGCGTACACGCTCCCGGAGCTGATCGGCCTCGGCTCGCTCGACGAGCAGATGCTGATGCTGCTCGCGGCGTTCGTGCGCGCACGCTTCAACGTCATCGTCAGCGGCGGTACGGGCTCGGGCAAGACCACGCTCCTCAACGCGCTCTCCGGACTCGTCCCGTCCCACGAGCGCATCATCACCATCGAGGACTCCGCGGAACTGCAGCTCCAGCAGGAGCACGTCATCCGCCTCGAATCCCGGCCCCCGAACGTGGAGGGCAAGGGCCAGATCACCATCCGCGACCTGGTCCGCAACTCCCTGCGCATGCGCCCCGACCGCATCATCGTCGGTGAGGTTCGCGGCGGCGAGACGCTCGACATGCTCCAGGCCATGTCGACGGGCCACGACGGCTCCCTGGCGACCGTCCACTCGAACTCCGCGGAGGACGCGCTGATGCGCCTCCAGACACTGGGCTCGATGTCCGAGGTGCAGATCCCGTTCGAGGCGCTCAAGGACCAGATCAACTCGGCGGTCGACGTCGTCGTCCAGCTCACCCGGCACGCGGACGGCTCCCGCAAGGTCACCGAGATCGCGCTGCTGGTCTCGCACGGCCGCGAACAGTTCCGCATCGTGCCCGTCACCCGCTTCGTCCCGCGCCCCACCGGCCCCGACCGGGTCGTCCACGGCCACTTCGAACACCTCCCGCTGCCCCGCTCGGTCGCGGAGAAGCTGTACGTCGCCAACGAGCCGCTGCCGCCCGCCTTCGGGGTGGCGGAGGCGATCGACGTCCTCAACACCCGGCAGGCGATCGGATGA